A DNA window from Capnocytophaga sp. ARDL2 contains the following coding sequences:
- a CDS encoding PspC domain-containing protein — protein sequence MKKTISITLGKQFFHIEESAFTKLDTYLNAVKNSLDNEGKEEIINDIEDRISELFFERYNENLHTITDEDVDYIISVMGQPEDYALGNETDNTQSQTTQNQTENTFEQIKRKKLYRDGHSRVLGGVCSGMGHYFGIDPVWIRLIVLVSVFFLGLSILVYPLLWLIIPKAVTPSQILEMKGVPVNLDNISEEVKNSMGKYIEIGKEKSSEFLNVLKKIAGVFTVLLSVFYIFGVIAGIFAFLLDYNANNEEFINNEVFSLSPSIAAIIFAITALLPAVWILLLGIKLINGNFRISGKWTLASIILWIGLFIFSALLLKTSIDTYRREYHDVFTKTSKIEQKSFTIDADKEQPLNIQLLDNENDDNYEYNDNVKINFHQTEEAPYVSITENRYDVKALQKKSRNLTKVKVKFALKQTKPYSYDYTENTLKLDKYIAFDFDGYDDDEYPGNVTIDIYINENQQVKLNPYDSDYYTTRLQPHQTDYIMKNGELVTLN from the coding sequence ATGAAAAAGACTATATCTATCACACTCGGAAAGCAATTTTTTCACATTGAAGAATCTGCTTTTACAAAATTGGACACCTACCTCAATGCTGTAAAAAACTCGTTGGACAACGAAGGCAAAGAGGAAATCATCAACGACATCGAAGACCGAATTTCGGAATTGTTCTTTGAAAGATACAACGAAAATCTTCACACAATTACAGACGAAGATGTGGACTATATCATTTCGGTAATGGGACAACCTGAAGATTATGCATTGGGCAACGAAACCGATAACACCCAATCTCAAACTACTCAAAACCAAACAGAAAACACCTTTGAACAAATCAAAAGAAAAAAATTGTACCGCGACGGTCATTCTCGTGTATTAGGAGGGGTTTGTTCGGGTATGGGACACTATTTTGGCATAGACCCCGTGTGGATTCGACTGATAGTTTTGGTTTCAGTTTTCTTCCTCGGTTTGTCTATTTTGGTTTATCCGTTGTTGTGGTTGATCATTCCCAAGGCGGTAACTCCCTCGCAAATTTTAGAAATGAAAGGAGTGCCTGTCAACCTTGACAACATTAGCGAAGAGGTAAAAAACAGCATGGGAAAGTATATTGAAATTGGCAAAGAAAAAAGTAGTGAATTTTTGAATGTTTTGAAAAAAATCGCAGGAGTTTTTACTGTTTTGCTAAGTGTATTTTACATTTTTGGAGTAATTGCAGGAATATTTGCGTTCCTGTTAGACTACAATGCAAACAACGAAGAATTTATCAACAATGAAGTCTTTTCATTGTCACCATCCATAGCTGCTATTATTTTTGCTATTACTGCATTACTTCCAGCAGTTTGGATTTTATTATTGGGAATCAAGCTAATTAATGGGAATTTTAGAATTTCAGGAAAATGGACGTTGGCTTCGATTATCCTTTGGATAGGATTGTTTATTTTTTCAGCATTGTTGCTAAAAACTTCTATTGATACTTACAGAAGGGAGTACCACGATGTTTTTACCAAAACAAGTAAAATCGAACAAAAAAGTTTTACAATAGATGCTGATAAGGAACAGCCACTCAATATTCAATTACTTGACAATGAAAACGATGATAATTATGAATACAACGACAATGTAAAAATCAATTTTCATCAAACAGAAGAGGCTCCTTATGTGTCAATTACAGAAAACAGGTACGATGTAAAAGCATTGCAAAAGAAAAGTCGAAATCTAACAAAAGTTAAGGTGAAATTTGCTCTAAAACAAACCAAACCATATTCTTATGATTATACTGAAAACACCTTGAAATTAGACAAATACATTGCCTTTGATTTTGACGGATACGATGATGACGAATACCCTGGTAATGTTACCATTGATATTTATATTAACGAAAACCAACAAGTAAAACTCAACCCTTATGATTCAGATTATTACACAACTCGTTTACAACCTCATCAGACTGATTACATCATGAAAAACGGTGAATTGGTTACTCTAAATTAA
- a CDS encoding outer membrane beta-barrel protein yields MKNKFLLTYTLLGLGFYATAQNDSIPAVSKQTSDLLTTNEEDTKDTAEELNTIIIDFQRSIKLTQKASKYEVDLQGTNFKDFPTTWDGLKNIPLLHVQDNEALKINHKSAIVEINGIRTEMSSSELETFLKNMDPADLKKVEMTTNPGAMYDSSVQAVINIVLKQPTQQYKLSAYSSQWVATKPSLSSGGTFSQNINKWFVYTGYNFNYGNTHLHSNTDIFTTINDWQRFKTHTQIENRDHDANLRVSFQENEKNDFHFTGNVSFDNNTSQGKMTADFGDRKTISQSNGLSYQFSQIWKSKFSDKLSMKMGSYQVFSNSKDNLNVLEGVNQQQKTENFTPILIGFADFTNQNKWGQTDFGSRFHSIKQSNENRLFTANNSIDSPFYYNEKVLSFYANHSVELAENKTLSLGIRSESTFADYSFKNSALNQEFSDTKNYTNLLYNIGYYWNNEKSYHSLAFRKTISRPNYSYINPFQSISEDIIYTAGDKDIKPSLNYELSYELMYNKFTFSLASVYNNNFISRFFEEDNGNIVTTYKNFKHINYTYLNTEYNERFFNRKWNFRPGIFLAHINVWDKSYDIKPSSPMIFFNIHNNINLGKDFTAYVFFQYTPTFKDGLLKHHSKYNSSINLMKKHKNFQFTIYAKDIFKGNRVKTNTLVDNYFYGFKLILRQQKCRFPSSLYICWKIV; encoded by the coding sequence ATGAAAAACAAATTTCTTTTAACGTATACGCTGTTGGGACTTGGTTTTTACGCAACAGCTCAGAACGATAGCATTCCTGCGGTTTCTAAACAAACATCAGATTTACTAACTACAAACGAAGAAGACACGAAAGACACTGCGGAAGAACTCAACACTATCATTATCGACTTTCAGAGGTCTATAAAACTTACACAAAAAGCGAGTAAATACGAAGTGGATTTGCAAGGTACGAATTTCAAAGATTTTCCTACCACTTGGGACGGACTGAAAAACATTCCGCTATTGCATGTGCAAGACAACGAAGCCTTGAAAATCAACCACAAATCGGCTATCGTGGAAATCAATGGTATTCGTACAGAAATGAGCAGTTCGGAATTGGAAACTTTCCTAAAAAACATGGATCCTGCCGACTTGAAAAAGGTAGAAATGACCACCAACCCTGGGGCAATGTACGATTCTAGCGTACAGGCGGTAATCAACATAGTATTAAAACAACCTACTCAACAATACAAATTATCGGCTTATTCTTCTCAATGGGTAGCTACAAAACCGTCCTTGAGTTCGGGTGGTACTTTTTCGCAAAACATCAACAAATGGTTTGTATATACGGGCTATAATTTCAACTACGGAAATACACATCTACACTCAAATACAGATATTTTCACAACGATCAACGATTGGCAACGCTTTAAAACTCATACTCAAATAGAAAATCGAGACCACGATGCAAATTTGCGTGTGTCGTTTCAAGAGAACGAAAAAAACGACTTTCATTTTACAGGAAATGTATCTTTTGACAACAATACCAGCCAAGGTAAAATGACCGCAGATTTTGGCGATAGAAAAACTATCAGTCAATCAAATGGTTTGTCGTATCAATTTTCTCAAATCTGGAAATCAAAATTTTCGGATAAATTGTCTATGAAAATGGGTAGTTACCAAGTTTTCAGTAATTCTAAAGACAATCTTAATGTACTGGAAGGGGTAAATCAACAGCAAAAAACAGAAAATTTCACACCTATTCTCATTGGTTTTGCCGATTTTACCAATCAAAACAAATGGGGACAAACAGATTTTGGCTCGCGTTTTCATAGCATCAAACAAAGCAATGAAAATCGATTGTTTACAGCTAACAACTCGATAGATTCGCCTTTTTATTACAATGAAAAAGTATTGTCTTTCTATGCCAATCATTCGGTAGAATTGGCAGAAAACAAAACACTTTCATTGGGTATTCGCAGCGAAAGTACTTTTGCGGATTATAGCTTCAAAAACAGTGCGTTGAATCAAGAGTTTTCCGATACAAAAAACTACACCAATTTGTTGTATAACATTGGGTATTATTGGAACAATGAAAAATCGTATCATTCATTGGCATTTCGTAAAACGATTTCAAGACCTAATTACAGTTATATCAATCCATTTCAAAGTATTAGCGAAGACATTATTTATACCGCTGGAGATAAAGACATTAAGCCTTCTCTCAATTATGAGTTGTCTTATGAATTGATGTACAACAAATTTACATTTTCGCTCGCAAGTGTTTACAACAATAATTTTATTTCAAGATTTTTTGAAGAAGACAACGGAAATATTGTAACAACTTACAAAAATTTCAAACACATCAATTACACCTATCTCAACACAGAGTACAACGAACGTTTTTTCAACAGAAAATGGAATTTCAGACCGGGAATTTTCTTGGCTCACATCAATGTATGGGACAAATCGTACGATATAAAACCATCTTCGCCGATGATATTTTTCAATATTCACAACAATATCAACTTGGGGAAAGATTTTACGGCGTATGTATTTTTCCAATACACTCCTACATTCAAAGACGGATTGTTGAAGCATCACAGCAAATACAATTCATCTATTAATCTGATGAAAAAACACAAAAATTTCCAATTTACAATATATGCAAAGGACATTTTCAAAGGGAATCGTGTAAAAACGAATACTTTGGTTGATAATTATTTTTATGGTTTCAAGCTCATATTACGACAACAGAAATGTAGGTTTCCAAGTTCGCTATACATTTGTTGGAAAATCGTTTAA
- a CDS encoding M48 family metallopeptidase — MNKLLFACSALAFVMSCAVNPLTGKRQLALSSETELLPVSFQQYNEFLGSSKVVKGTADAQLVEKVGNNIKNAAVKWMNSKGMGVNIKDYQWQYTLVEDKAVNAWCMPGGKIAVFTGILPVTKNESGLATVMGHEVAHALLAHSRSRIDAAKVQLFGAQILGAVTANSKEVVQRATQMAYGVGSGLGSLAYGRNHELEADHLGLILMAIAGYNPDTAVPFWERMSQTGGAKTFEFLSTHPSHSTRIREIQKLLPKAKSEAKQFGVNLK, encoded by the coding sequence ATGAATAAATTACTATTTGCATGTAGTGCATTGGCATTTGTAATGTCGTGTGCAGTAAACCCATTGACGGGAAAAAGACAGTTAGCCTTATCAAGTGAGACAGAGTTGTTGCCTGTATCATTTCAACAATACAACGAATTTTTAGGTTCAAGCAAGGTAGTAAAAGGTACTGCTGATGCTCAGTTGGTTGAAAAAGTAGGAAACAACATCAAAAATGCTGCGGTAAAATGGATGAACTCTAAAGGTATGGGAGTAAACATCAAAGACTATCAGTGGCAATATACATTGGTGGAAGACAAAGCCGTAAACGCTTGGTGTATGCCAGGTGGAAAGATTGCGGTTTTCACGGGGATTTTACCTGTAACTAAAAACGAATCTGGTTTGGCTACAGTAATGGGACACGAAGTAGCTCACGCCTTATTGGCTCACTCTCGTAGTAGAATCGATGCTGCAAAAGTACAGTTGTTTGGAGCACAAATCTTAGGAGCAGTAACTGCCAATTCAAAAGAGGTGGTTCAAAGAGCTACACAAATGGCATATGGTGTAGGTTCTGGATTGGGATCATTGGCGTATGGTAGAAATCACGAATTAGAAGCCGACCATTTAGGATTGATTTTAATGGCAATTGCTGGCTACAATCCAGATACAGCGGTTCCATTTTGGGAAAGAATGTCTCAAACAGGTGGAGCTAAAACTTTTGAGTTTTTGAGTACTCACCCAAGTCATTCGACTCGTATTAGAGAAATTCAAAAATTATTGCCAAAAGCAAAATCTGAGGCAAAACAATTTGGAGTGAATTTGAAATAA
- the proS gene encoding proline--tRNA ligase, whose protein sequence is MSKNITKRAEDYSKWYNELVVKADLAENSGVRGCMVIKPYGYAIWEKLQAELDKRFKETGHSNAYFPLFVPKSLFEAEEKNAEGFAKECAVVTHYRLKNDPNQPGKLMVDPEAKLEEELVVRPTSEAIIWSTYKNWIQSYRDLPILINQWANVVRWEMRTRLFLRTAEFLWQEGHTAHATKEEAIAEAKQMQEVYEEVVKNIMAIPVVKGYKSESERFAGADDTYTIEALMQDGKALQAGTSHFLGQNFAKAFDVKFVNNEGKQEFVWATSWGVSTRLMGALIMTHSDDQGLVLPPKLAPIQVVIVPIYKSEEELKEIGNFADELIKEFKAKGISVKFDDRDTQRPGFKFAEWELKGVPVRIAVGARDMQNKTVELARRDNQTKEVVTQEGLATTVENLLEEIQNNLYKKALDFRNEHITEVNSFEEFKEVLETKGGFLSAHWDGTPETEEKIQELTKATIRCIPMDRKEEDGVCVFTGKPSKGRVLFAKAY, encoded by the coding sequence ATGAGTAAAAATATCACAAAGAGAGCCGAAGATTATTCCAAATGGTATAATGAATTGGTGGTAAAAGCAGATTTGGCGGAAAACTCAGGAGTGAGAGGATGTATGGTAATCAAGCCGTACGGATATGCAATCTGGGAAAAATTGCAAGCAGAATTGGACAAAAGATTTAAAGAAACAGGTCATAGCAATGCCTATTTCCCATTGTTTGTTCCCAAAAGTTTATTTGAAGCTGAGGAAAAAAACGCTGAAGGATTTGCAAAAGAATGTGCTGTTGTTACCCATTATCGTTTGAAAAACGACCCAAATCAACCTGGGAAATTGATGGTCGATCCAGAGGCAAAATTGGAAGAAGAATTGGTGGTGCGTCCTACTTCTGAGGCTATTATTTGGAGTACATACAAAAACTGGATTCAATCGTACAGAGATTTGCCTATTTTGATTAATCAATGGGCAAATGTGGTGCGTTGGGAAATGCGTACGCGTTTGTTTTTGAGAACGGCAGAGTTTTTGTGGCAAGAAGGTCATACGGCTCATGCTACCAAAGAAGAAGCAATTGCAGAGGCAAAACAAATGCAAGAAGTTTACGAAGAGGTAGTGAAAAATATTATGGCAATTCCTGTTGTTAAAGGGTACAAATCTGAATCTGAGCGATTTGCTGGTGCCGATGATACCTATACTATCGAGGCGTTGATGCAAGACGGAAAGGCATTACAAGCTGGAACTTCGCATTTCTTGGGGCAAAATTTTGCCAAAGCATTTGATGTGAAATTCGTAAACAACGAAGGAAAACAAGAATTCGTTTGGGCTACTTCGTGGGGAGTTTCTACTCGATTGATGGGAGCGTTGATTATGACACATTCAGACGATCAAGGATTGGTATTGCCTCCAAAGTTGGCTCCAATTCAGGTGGTGATTGTACCTATTTATAAATCGGAGGAAGAATTGAAAGAAATTGGAAATTTTGCCGACGAATTGATTAAAGAATTCAAAGCAAAAGGAATTTCTGTAAAATTTGACGACAGAGATACCCAAAGACCAGGTTTTAAATTTGCTGAGTGGGAGTTGAAAGGTGTGCCAGTGCGTATTGCTGTCGGAGCAAGAGATATGCAAAACAAAACGGTAGAATTGGCAAGACGCGACAACCAAACGAAAGAAGTGGTTACTCAAGAAGGATTGGCTACTACAGTAGAAAATTTGTTAGAAGAAATTCAAAACAATTTGTACAAAAAAGCGTTGGATTTCAGAAACGAACATATCACAGAAGTAAATTCGTTTGAAGAATTTAAAGAAGTTTTGGAAACCAAAGGCGGATTCCTTTCAGCACACTGGGACGGAACGCCAGAAACCGAAGAAAAAATCCAAGAATTGACCAAAGCCACCATTCGTTGCATCCCTATGGATAGAAAAGAGGAAGATGGCGTTTGTGTTTTTACAGGAAAACCATCAAAAGGTAGAGTGCTTTTTGCGAAAGCGTATTAA